One genomic region from Rosa rugosa chromosome 1, drRosRugo1.1, whole genome shotgun sequence encodes:
- the LOC133725368 gene encoding ubiquitin carboxyl-terminal hydrolase 6-like isoform X2 → MINVSVKWQKELFKAVEIDTTQPPYVFKCQLYDLTGVPPERQKIMVKGGLLKDDAEWSTLGVKEGQKLMMMGTADEIVKAPEKGTVFVEDLPEEEQAINLGHSAGLFNLGNTCYMNSTVQCLHSVPELKSALINYSHSGRSNDVDQTSHTLTVATRDLFNELDKSVKPVAPMQFWMVLRKKYPQFGQLHNNSFMQQDAEECWTQLLYTLSQSLRSSGSSENPDTVKALFGVDLVSRVHCAESGEESSETESVHSLKCHISQEVNHLHEGLKHGLKSELEKNSPSLGRSAVYVKESRINGLPRYLTIQFVRFFWKRESNQKAKILRKVDYPLELDVYDLCSEDLRKKLEAPRRILRDEEGKKLGLKPSEKSSGSKDNDIKMSDAEGASNGSGEPSNAMSDEGVQPEKETQLTGVYDLVAVLTHKGRSADSGHYVAWVKQESGKWIEYDDDSPIPQREEDITKLSGGGDWHMAYICLYKARVLPM, encoded by the exons ATGATTAACG TGAGCGTAAAATGGCAGAAGGAGCTTTTCAAAGCTGTGGAAATTGACACTACCCAGCCCCCTTATGTATTCAAGTGCCAATTATACGACTTAACAGGGGTGCCTCCTGAAAGACAGAAGATAATGGTTAAAGGTGGTTTGTTGAAG GATGATGCAGAGTGGTCGACATTAGGAGTAAAAGAG GGTCAAAAATTGATGATGATGGGGACTGCAGATGAGATTGTCAAGGCTCCAGAGAAGGGTACTGTTTTTGTAGAAGATCTACCAGAAGAAGAACAAGCTATCAACTTG GGTCATAGTGCTGGTCTATTTAATTTGGGAAACACCTGTTATATGAACTCCACTGTACAATGTCTGCATTCTGTTCCAGAGTTGAAGTCAGCTTTGATCAA ctACTCACATTCAGGAAGAAGCAATGACGTGGATCAGACTTCTCACACATTGACTGTTGCAACTCGTGATTTATTCAATGAACTGGATAAAAGTGTCAAGCCTGTGGCACCCATGCAATTTTGGATG GTGCTGCGTAAAAAGTATCCTCAATTTGGTCAGCTCCATAACAATTCCTTCATGCAACAG GATGCTGAAGAATGTTGGACACAACTTCTATACACCCTTTCTCAGTCTTTGAGATCTTCTGGTTCAAG TGAGAATCCAGATACAGTGAAGGCCCTTTTCGGTGTCGACCTAGTTAGCAG GGTGCACTGTGCAGAAAGTGGGGAAGAAAGCTCAGAAACAGAGTCAGTTCATTCCCTTAAATGCCACATATCACAAGAGGTGAACCATTTGCATGAAGGGTTAAAACAT GGTTTAAAATCGGAGTTGGAAAAAAATTCTCCTTCTTTGGGGCGTAGTGCAGTCTATGTGAAGGAGTCCCGTATCAATGGCCTGCCAAG GTATTTGACCATTCAGTTTGTCCGCTTTTTCTGGAAGAGGGAATCAAATCAGAAGGCCAAGATTTTGCGG AAAGTGGATTATCCTTTGGAATTGGATGTTTATGATCTGTGTTCAGAGGATCTTCGCAAAAAATTGGAAGCTCCTCGCCGG ATTTTGAGGGATGAGGAAGGTAAAAAACTTGGTTTGAAACCCAGTGAAAAGAGCTCTGGTTCAAAAGACAATGATATCAAGATGTCTGATGCGGAG GGAGCCTCAAATGGAAGTGGAGAACCCTCTAATGCTATGTCTGATGAAG GTGTTCAACCTGAGAAGGAAACACAATTGACTGGAGTTTATGATTTGGTTGCTGTGCTGACACACAAGGGTCGCAGTGCTGACTCGGGGCATTATGTTGCCTGGGTCAAGCAAGAAAGTG GGAAATGGATCGAGTATGATGATGATAGTCCCATCCCACAGCGGGAGGAAGATATCACAAAACTCTCTGGAGGAG GTGATTGGCATATGGCCTATATCTGCTTGTATAAGGCCCGCGTACTTCCTATGTGA
- the LOC133725368 gene encoding ubiquitin carboxyl-terminal hydrolase 6-like isoform X1, whose amino-acid sequence MINVSVKWQKELFKAVEIDTTQPPYVFKCQLYDLTGVPPERQKIMVKGGLLKDDAEWSTLGVKEGQKLMMMGTADEIVKAPEKGTVFVEDLPEEEQAINLGHSAGLFNLGNTCYMNSTVQCLHSVPELKSALINYSHSGRSNDVDQTSHTLTVATRDLFNELDKSVKPVAPMQFWMVLRKKYPQFGQLHNNSFMQQDAEECWTQLLYTLSQSLRSSGSSENPDTVKALFGVDLVSRVHCAESGEESSETESVHSLKCHISQEVNHLHEGLKHGLKSELEKNSPSLGRSAVYVKESRINGLPRYLTIQFVRFFWKRESNQKAKILRKVDYPLELDVYDLCSEDLRKKLEAPRRILRDEEGKKLGLKPSEKSSGSKDNDIKMSDAEGASNGSGEPSNAMSDEAAGVQPEKETQLTGVYDLVAVLTHKGRSADSGHYVAWVKQESGKWIEYDDDSPIPQREEDITKLSGGGDWHMAYICLYKARVLPM is encoded by the exons ATGATTAACG TGAGCGTAAAATGGCAGAAGGAGCTTTTCAAAGCTGTGGAAATTGACACTACCCAGCCCCCTTATGTATTCAAGTGCCAATTATACGACTTAACAGGGGTGCCTCCTGAAAGACAGAAGATAATGGTTAAAGGTGGTTTGTTGAAG GATGATGCAGAGTGGTCGACATTAGGAGTAAAAGAG GGTCAAAAATTGATGATGATGGGGACTGCAGATGAGATTGTCAAGGCTCCAGAGAAGGGTACTGTTTTTGTAGAAGATCTACCAGAAGAAGAACAAGCTATCAACTTG GGTCATAGTGCTGGTCTATTTAATTTGGGAAACACCTGTTATATGAACTCCACTGTACAATGTCTGCATTCTGTTCCAGAGTTGAAGTCAGCTTTGATCAA ctACTCACATTCAGGAAGAAGCAATGACGTGGATCAGACTTCTCACACATTGACTGTTGCAACTCGTGATTTATTCAATGAACTGGATAAAAGTGTCAAGCCTGTGGCACCCATGCAATTTTGGATG GTGCTGCGTAAAAAGTATCCTCAATTTGGTCAGCTCCATAACAATTCCTTCATGCAACAG GATGCTGAAGAATGTTGGACACAACTTCTATACACCCTTTCTCAGTCTTTGAGATCTTCTGGTTCAAG TGAGAATCCAGATACAGTGAAGGCCCTTTTCGGTGTCGACCTAGTTAGCAG GGTGCACTGTGCAGAAAGTGGGGAAGAAAGCTCAGAAACAGAGTCAGTTCATTCCCTTAAATGCCACATATCACAAGAGGTGAACCATTTGCATGAAGGGTTAAAACAT GGTTTAAAATCGGAGTTGGAAAAAAATTCTCCTTCTTTGGGGCGTAGTGCAGTCTATGTGAAGGAGTCCCGTATCAATGGCCTGCCAAG GTATTTGACCATTCAGTTTGTCCGCTTTTTCTGGAAGAGGGAATCAAATCAGAAGGCCAAGATTTTGCGG AAAGTGGATTATCCTTTGGAATTGGATGTTTATGATCTGTGTTCAGAGGATCTTCGCAAAAAATTGGAAGCTCCTCGCCGG ATTTTGAGGGATGAGGAAGGTAAAAAACTTGGTTTGAAACCCAGTGAAAAGAGCTCTGGTTCAAAAGACAATGATATCAAGATGTCTGATGCGGAG GGAGCCTCAAATGGAAGTGGAGAACCCTCTAATGCTATGTCTGATGAAG CTGCAGGTGTTCAACCTGAGAAGGAAACACAATTGACTGGAGTTTATGATTTGGTTGCTGTGCTGACACACAAGGGTCGCAGTGCTGACTCGGGGCATTATGTTGCCTGGGTCAAGCAAGAAAGTG GGAAATGGATCGAGTATGATGATGATAGTCCCATCCCACAGCGGGAGGAAGATATCACAAAACTCTCTGGAGGAG GTGATTGGCATATGGCCTATATCTGCTTGTATAAGGCCCGCGTACTTCCTATGTGA
- the LOC133740617 gene encoding uncharacterized protein LOC133740617, which yields MADPTRPEFDILDSEGLEYHRWVSDMETAFVAKDYTATITDPKDDELSNKVKADALIFLRRHIDPSLRWEYLQLKTPKALWDALKGRFGNIHDTLLPGLAVQWNGIRFLDYKKVNDFNKDMLRLKARLNFCGREITEDDMISKTLTTFPNSAFILANQYQLDYDNKRITTFNKLISLLQVAERQNKILLNNNARPTRTKKIPEANYGKMKGGNNSNARGFRRADPYPRGNNAPRGKGHGDHGNKMPKERVDNEPCYRCGFIGHWYKNCQANNRVAANYKRYRESKEQEAHYMEEGGHDLDVNLTIADFNGKEELAKSMDALNLD from the coding sequence atggctgatccaactcgacctgagtttgacatcttggactcagaaggacttgagtaccatcgttgggtttccgatatggaaactgcctttgtggcaaaagactacactgccaccattactgatcccaaagatgatgaactatctaataaggtgaaagcagaTGCCTTAATTtttctgaggcgacatattgatcctagcctacgctgggagtaccttcagttgaagacacccaaagcactgtgggatgcccttaaaggacgttttgggaacattcacgATACTTTGCTCCCAGGACTGGCTGTTCAGTGGAATGGAATCCGCTTTCTTGACTATAAaaaggtcaatgacttcaacaaggacatgttgcgcttaaaggcacgtctcaatttctgtggaagggaaatcacagaagatgatatgatctcaAAGACTCTTACCACCTTTCCTAATTCAGCttttatactagcgaaccagtatcaATTGGattatgacaacaaaagaatcacaaccttcaataagttgataagcctactgcaagtggctgagagacaAAATAAGATTCTCTTGAATAACAATGCCAGGCCCACtaggacaaagaaaattcccgaggctaattatggaaaaatgaaaggTGGAAATAACTCCAATGCAAGGGGGTTtagacgtgctgatccctacccacgtggcaacaatgcaccacgtggaaagggacatGGGGATCATGGAAACAAGATGCCAAAGGAAAGAGTtgacaatgaaccatgctataggtgtggattcattgggcattggtacaagaactgccaagcaaacaacagagtagcagccaattacaagaggtatagagagtctaaagaacaagaggctcactatatggaagaaggaggtcatGACCTAGACGTCAACCTtacaattgcagacttcaatggcaaagaggaacttgctaagtcaatggatgctctcaatcttgactga